In Halapricum desulfuricans, a single window of DNA contains:
- a CDS encoding DUF1156 domain-containing protein, whose protein sequence is MTSNGDHDRRPIEISFPIEQVNEIANKEAHAKRYYRPVYTMHKWWARRLGSVFRTMLLYALADEEMPVDGERQSTLAEEGGLPDVDWENPDALWEYYLEDVDFGDKTVLDPFMGGGTSIVESLRMGANAIGSELNPVAWFIVKKEVEPVDLDKLDAAYEQIEETVGEEIKDYYRTKCPDSDREGQAMYYFWVDELPCRNCGEDVALFKDYRLANARSSKDDHYNVVCPECWHVFETDDYRTETTCPECDHEYVPKEAGNVSRGSYTCPHCDDHPEMSIIESVDRFGKPDKSLYAVEYYCPETDEKGYKPADEFDRERYADAQEELEEIRDELPIPTTERYRGSSDRARNHGYERYDQMFNARQLLSLGKLLREIGSIDDQNIKEFLLLAFSSSSEFNNMLCEYNRSANKLEGIYKRHTITARHTPIENNFWGTEYGRGTFSGEFDKMRAGKEFCLNPYEKYIEDGETKQQDGVGKIEGYVADDPDQLGQPVEGTENATYNTYLRCGTSEYLPIEDDSVDAVITDPPYFDNVMYAEVADFYYVWLKQVLEDEYEHFTAELTPKASEVVSDPAGEDSVDTYRDEDHFVTGLTNVFDQANQKLKDDGIMAFTFHHKETEGWSTVLKSVLEAGFYVTSLYPIRGEMRGSTHIHDKANIEYDMIVVCRDRDEDPETVSWRSLEDEIYFRAEEEINRLEESGSRLTQGDVFAVTMGKCLEVYSRHFPNVTHEGEQMTVDAAVETIRDIVDDQLMEERVQTMSDEMDTLSAVYLTYVLGRGGTISYNALNKDLRQRGVDVAELVHEDLLEQEGDHLNVRGPLDRADDVESKRNTLAVDKAHYMRYLYETDQLAQKFGKWADEGSIAALRRLAEIENDDEYTDIADYVEERTDTQLDLEDFS, encoded by the coding sequence ATGACTTCCAACGGCGACCATGACCGACGACCGATCGAAATCTCGTTCCCTATCGAACAGGTGAACGAAATCGCGAACAAGGAAGCCCACGCGAAGCGGTATTACCGCCCCGTCTATACAATGCACAAGTGGTGGGCGCGGCGACTGGGCTCAGTCTTCCGTACAATGCTCCTGTACGCCCTGGCAGACGAAGAAATGCCTGTCGACGGGGAACGACAGTCGACGCTTGCAGAGGAAGGGGGCCTTCCAGATGTGGATTGGGAGAATCCCGATGCACTCTGGGAATACTATCTTGAAGACGTTGATTTCGGGGACAAGACCGTCCTTGATCCGTTCATGGGTGGTGGGACAAGCATCGTTGAGTCGCTTCGCATGGGGGCCAATGCGATCGGGAGTGAGCTCAACCCAGTAGCGTGGTTCATCGTCAAGAAAGAAGTCGAACCTGTCGATTTAGACAAACTCGACGCAGCATACGAACAGATCGAAGAGACAGTCGGTGAAGAGATCAAGGACTACTATCGAACGAAGTGTCCCGACTCAGATCGGGAAGGCCAGGCGATGTACTACTTCTGGGTCGATGAACTTCCGTGTCGGAACTGCGGCGAAGATGTCGCACTGTTCAAAGACTACCGACTGGCAAATGCCCGCTCCTCGAAAGACGACCACTACAATGTGGTCTGTCCCGAGTGCTGGCACGTCTTCGAGACTGATGACTATCGCACTGAAACCACCTGTCCTGAGTGCGACCACGAGTACGTCCCAAAAGAAGCGGGTAATGTCTCCCGCGGATCGTATACCTGCCCCCACTGCGACGACCATCCTGAAATGTCTATCATCGAGAGCGTAGATCGCTTTGGGAAACCCGACAAGTCCCTCTACGCTGTGGAGTACTACTGTCCTGAGACGGATGAGAAGGGGTACAAGCCTGCCGACGAGTTTGACCGCGAACGGTACGCCGACGCCCAAGAAGAACTCGAAGAGATTCGTGACGAGCTCCCAATCCCGACAACAGAGCGGTATCGAGGAAGTTCCGACCGTGCGAGAAACCACGGCTATGAGCGATACGACCAGATGTTTAACGCGCGCCAATTGCTTAGTCTCGGGAAGTTACTGCGTGAGATTGGCAGCATTGACGATCAGAATATAAAGGAGTTTCTTCTGCTTGCGTTTTCGAGTTCTTCTGAGTTCAACAATATGCTCTGTGAGTACAATCGGTCAGCGAACAAGCTTGAAGGCATATATAAACGGCATACTATCACCGCTCGTCACACCCCGATTGAGAATAACTTCTGGGGAACTGAATACGGACGTGGAACATTCTCTGGGGAGTTCGACAAAATGCGGGCGGGGAAAGAGTTCTGCCTGAATCCCTACGAGAAGTACATCGAGGACGGCGAGACGAAACAGCAAGACGGTGTGGGCAAAATCGAGGGTTATGTCGCTGATGACCCAGACCAACTTGGACAACCCGTCGAAGGAACAGAAAATGCGACGTACAACACCTACCTTCGCTGTGGAACCTCAGAGTACCTTCCTATCGAAGACGACAGTGTAGATGCCGTCATCACAGACCCACCGTACTTTGACAACGTGATGTACGCCGAGGTAGCAGACTTCTACTACGTCTGGCTCAAGCAAGTTCTCGAAGACGAGTATGAGCACTTCACTGCCGAACTTACACCGAAAGCCAGCGAAGTGGTAAGCGACCCTGCTGGCGAGGACAGCGTCGACACCTACCGCGATGAGGACCACTTCGTTACGGGCCTGACGAACGTCTTCGATCAAGCGAATCAGAAACTCAAGGACGACGGCATCATGGCCTTCACCTTCCATCACAAGGAAACAGAAGGGTGGAGCACAGTGCTGAAATCCGTTCTCGAAGCGGGATTCTACGTCACGTCCCTGTATCCAATCCGTGGCGAGATGCGTGGGTCGACACACATCCATGACAAGGCTAACATCGAATACGATATGATCGTGGTCTGTCGGGACCGAGACGAAGACCCTGAGACTGTTAGTTGGCGCTCGCTGGAAGACGAGATTTATTTCCGCGCCGAGGAGGAGATTAATCGTCTCGAAGAGAGCGGCTCGCGGCTCACGCAGGGCGACGTGTTCGCGGTGACAATGGGCAAGTGCCTGGAAGTGTACTCGCGTCACTTCCCGAACGTCACTCACGAAGGCGAGCAGATGACTGTCGATGCCGCGGTCGAGACCATCCGTGACATCGTCGACGACCAGCTGATGGAAGAGCGGGTGCAGACGATGAGTGACGAGATGGATACTCTCAGTGCCGTCTACCTCACTTATGTGCTCGGACGCGGTGGGACGATCTCCTACAACGCGCTGAATAAGGATCTCCGCCAGCGAGGAGTCGATGTCGCTGAACTTGTCCACGAAGATTTGCTGGAACAGGAGGGAGACCACCTGAACGTCCGCGGACCACTGGACCGTGCTGA
- a CDS encoding DUF499 domain-containing protein: MTAVRDLLTPRDEVIKGQFQGVLQAHKVGDDEDRLENDADRLFSMTYPSNALQTAFDYVDNKLRGRDSQGGIALSGPYGAGKSHGLLVLYHMFNSPDVAQKWVDDWGITLDLPESTKASIHSTSETDADLIWEPIFRDLGREDLLDDIKRYPTTDHLEQLSDEEPVAIFFDEIETWWESFDESENEELLERNEFFLQNLFEVANDPQEDLFAFVTLLDKSRDIRRILDRTNPYAVDMNDTGDREQIILHRLFETRQEDVDKKAVRDVVSEYVDHYTFPIEIDEPKRYENRMVETYPFHPELLDLLDDIYEAGQERQSVRGVMNVLADTVRRKYEETDLIVTCDIEPSAFRGINQTLFNRYVSDKDAVEDIDFGDDLLRTIFLYTIEEREQRASVTECLLGTFKPEKTTVDKLHMSLESLYGVAHYLDRDSQKENYYLTEDPKLTALVTREQERALGDDRDSIEETLVDVVQKDVWNDDVYVYPDEDVPDTKELTTVVMLDYLSNGALQAKLSDFFEGRTYQNTVLFVTPKKAVRDDEDIISKAARVLGAENLRGNVDDDGELASIIRDERRELRNELEDRFGKWVKWSEDPSGDGVRMRRIDVAADVDDVKDKVGRDKTYVGKKVREEVADAENGIAIASMLNDFRQFRRMPVLLSDEVFYSAVRQLYRDEKIVLEGDRANFYVPQKDDPLPDLDDDLTIHHPDNLDDSIFEEEEPPEPTGGGDGGGGDIDSGGGDGGDGPDKPTSGGGGGSGGSGGGSGGGGPSPVSTTKETIELEGNSARVLRSQAESRINSDTDTTVSVDLNYDVDDLSKDELIEFLEQLPSADHIDVTVVVERETED; this comes from the coding sequence ATGACTGCAGTTCGCGATCTCCTCACCCCCCGTGATGAAGTCATCAAAGGACAGTTCCAAGGCGTCCTGCAGGCCCACAAGGTTGGGGACGATGAGGATCGACTGGAAAACGATGCTGATCGTCTGTTCTCGATGACCTATCCCTCGAACGCGCTGCAAACTGCGTTCGACTATGTCGATAACAAACTTCGCGGACGCGACAGCCAGGGTGGCATTGCACTCTCTGGCCCTTACGGCGCTGGCAAGTCTCACGGTCTTCTCGTGCTCTACCATATGTTCAACAGCCCAGATGTCGCTCAGAAGTGGGTCGACGACTGGGGTATCACACTCGATCTTCCCGAGAGTACTAAGGCGTCTATCCACTCGACCAGTGAGACCGACGCCGATCTCATTTGGGAGCCGATCTTCAGGGACTTGGGCCGTGAGGATCTTCTCGACGACATCAAACGCTATCCGACAACCGACCACCTCGAACAACTCAGCGACGAGGAACCTGTCGCTATCTTCTTCGACGAGATCGAAACGTGGTGGGAGTCCTTCGACGAGAGCGAGAACGAGGAACTGCTCGAACGAAACGAGTTCTTCCTCCAGAACCTCTTCGAAGTTGCCAACGACCCGCAGGAGGACCTATTCGCGTTCGTCACCCTGCTGGACAAGAGCCGCGACATCAGACGGATTCTCGACCGCACAAACCCCTATGCGGTCGATATGAACGACACGGGGGACCGCGAACAAATTATCCTTCACCGCCTCTTCGAGACACGCCAAGAGGACGTCGATAAGAAGGCTGTTCGGGATGTCGTGAGTGAGTACGTCGACCACTACACATTTCCTATCGAAATCGATGAGCCAAAGCGATACGAGAATCGGATGGTCGAGACATATCCTTTCCACCCTGAATTGCTCGACCTCCTCGACGACATTTACGAAGCGGGCCAGGAACGCCAGAGTGTCCGTGGCGTAATGAACGTGCTTGCCGATACTGTCCGCCGCAAGTACGAGGAGACGGATCTCATCGTCACCTGCGACATCGAACCGAGTGCCTTCCGTGGGATCAACCAAACGCTATTCAACCGCTACGTCTCGGACAAAGACGCTGTCGAGGACATCGACTTTGGAGATGACTTACTACGGACAATCTTCCTGTACACAATCGAGGAGCGAGAGCAGCGGGCGTCTGTGACCGAGTGCTTGCTCGGGACATTCAAGCCCGAGAAGACGACCGTCGATAAGCTTCACATGTCGCTGGAGAGTCTCTACGGGGTTGCTCACTACCTTGACCGCGACTCTCAGAAGGAAAACTACTACCTGACAGAAGATCCCAAGCTCACCGCACTCGTTACGCGGGAACAGGAACGAGCACTCGGGGACGACCGCGACAGCATTGAGGAGACGCTTGTCGACGTGGTCCAAAAAGATGTGTGGAATGACGATGTCTACGTTTACCCCGATGAGGATGTTCCCGACACCAAGGAACTGACCACGGTCGTGATGCTTGACTATCTCTCGAACGGAGCATTGCAAGCGAAGCTTAGCGACTTCTTCGAGGGTCGAACCTACCAAAACACAGTACTTTTCGTCACGCCAAAGAAAGCGGTCCGCGACGACGAGGATATAATTAGCAAGGCTGCCCGCGTGCTTGGGGCCGAGAATCTTCGTGGGAACGTCGACGACGATGGAGAACTCGCGTCGATCATCCGCGACGAGCGACGGGAACTGCGGAACGAACTCGAAGATCGCTTCGGGAAGTGGGTCAAATGGAGCGAAGACCCGAGCGGCGACGGTGTACGAATGCGACGGATCGATGTGGCAGCAGATGTCGACGACGTGAAAGACAAAGTCGGTCGAGACAAGACCTACGTTGGTAAGAAAGTCCGCGAAGAAGTTGCGGACGCTGAAAATGGTATCGCTATCGCATCGATGCTTAACGATTTCAGACAGTTCCGTCGGATGCCTGTGCTCCTGTCCGATGAGGTGTTTTACTCCGCAGTCAGGCAGTTATACCGCGACGAGAAGATCGTACTCGAAGGAGACCGAGCGAACTTCTACGTCCCTCAGAAAGACGACCCCCTTCCCGATCTCGATGATGACCTGACGATCCACCATCCCGACAACCTTGACGACTCGATTTTCGAAGAAGAGGAACCGCCAGAGCCGACTGGCGGCGGTGACGGTGGGGGTGGCGACATCGACAGTGGCGGTGGCGACGGCGGTGATGGTCCCGATAAACCGACGTCAGGAGGAGGCGGCGGTAGTGGCGGCAGTGGTGGAGGTAGCGGAGGTGGCGGTCCTTCACCTGTATCTACGACCAAGGAGACCATTGAGTTGGAAGGCAACAGTGCCCGCGTGCTCAGAAGTCAAGCCGAGTCGCGGATCAACAGCGATACGGATACGACAGTTAGCGTGGACCTGAATTACGATGTCGACGATCTCTCGAAGGATGAACTAATTGAGTTTCTCGAACAACTCCCGAGTGCCGATCACATCGACGTAACGGTGGTGGTCGAACGTGAGACTGAGGACTGA
- the tpiA gene encoding triose-phosphate isomerase codes for MFVLVNLKTYPCDPIEVAQAAADVADDSGVRVGVAPQAAHLEAVAETGVETWAQHVDPIDYGSNTGHTLAESVAEAGADGTLINHSEHRLKLADIDGSVQAAERAGLETVVCANNPEQIGAVTALGPDAVAVEPPELIGGDVSVATADPDIVTDAVEAAANVDEDVDVFCGAGISSGDDVDAAGDLGASGVLLASGVAKADDPRAVLEDLVEPLV; via the coding sequence ATGTTCGTTCTTGTCAATCTGAAGACGTACCCGTGCGATCCGATCGAAGTGGCGCAAGCGGCCGCCGACGTCGCCGACGACAGCGGCGTTCGGGTCGGCGTCGCACCCCAGGCAGCACACCTCGAAGCCGTCGCCGAGACCGGCGTCGAGACCTGGGCACAGCACGTAGACCCCATCGACTACGGGAGCAACACCGGCCACACGCTCGCTGAGAGCGTCGCGGAAGCCGGCGCGGACGGGACGCTAATCAACCACTCCGAGCACCGCTTGAAACTCGCCGACATCGACGGGTCGGTGCAGGCCGCCGAACGCGCCGGACTGGAGACGGTCGTCTGTGCCAACAACCCCGAACAGATCGGCGCGGTGACCGCGCTCGGTCCGGACGCCGTCGCCGTCGAACCGCCGGAACTCATCGGCGGTGACGTCTCGGTCGCGACGGCCGATCCCGACATCGTCACCGACGCTGTCGAGGCGGCCGCCAACGTCGACGAGGACGTCGACGTGTTCTGCGGGGCCGGCATCTCTAGCGGGGACGACGTCGACGCGGCCGGTGATCTGGGTGCCAGCGGCGTCCTGCTTGCCAGCGGCGTCGCCAAGGCCGACGATCCCCGTGCCGTCCTCGAGGACCTCGTCGAACCGCTGGTCTGA
- a CDS encoding response regulator, whose protein sequence is MSSAPADRGTVLVVEDEQHLADRYTDYLNDRYEVRTAYSGEEAIEMLSEDTDIVLLDRRMPVVSGNEVLASIEEDGYDCRVAMVTAVDPDFDIIDLGVDDYLVKPVSKNALLEVVDRLLTITEYSERMQELTSKKLKRNVLRVEKPKSELRESGRYAELEAEIDRLESKLDVLSEDLSEDDLIR, encoded by the coding sequence GTGAGCTCTGCGCCCGCGGATCGAGGGACAGTCCTGGTCGTCGAAGACGAACAGCATCTCGCCGACCGCTATACGGACTACCTGAACGACCGGTACGAGGTTCGGACGGCCTACAGCGGCGAGGAGGCGATCGAGATGCTCTCCGAGGACACCGATATCGTCTTGCTCGACCGCCGGATGCCGGTCGTCTCGGGCAACGAAGTGCTCGCGTCGATCGAAGAGGACGGCTACGACTGTCGCGTTGCCATGGTCACGGCCGTCGATCCGGACTTCGACATCATCGACCTCGGCGTGGACGACTATCTGGTCAAGCCCGTCAGCAAGAACGCGCTACTGGAGGTCGTCGACCGGCTGTTGACGATCACCGAGTACAGCGAGCGCATGCAGGAACTGACCTCGAAGAAGCTCAAGCGAAACGTGCTGCGGGTCGAGAAACCCAAGTCGGAACTGCGCGAGAGCGGTCGCTACGCGGAGCTCGAAGCCGAGATCGACCGTCTCGAATCGAAACTCGACGTACTCTCCGAGGACCTCTCAGAGGACGATCTGATCCGGTGA
- a CDS encoding multiprotein bridging factor aMBF1, with product MVQCEMCGKETSSPNTVKIEGAELQVCDECAEFGTEVTTEQSSTSTKYSTGSSSSSSTSGSTSTASGSSSSGGSGGGGRRRDMFDEMDEVAQDYDERIRSAREAADLSQEDLAKNLNEKASLIRKLEHGETLPSDDVQRKLERELGIDLSEGSTPDEDTEWESGSASGEYTLGDVVERKD from the coding sequence ATGGTCCAGTGTGAGATGTGCGGGAAGGAGACGAGCTCGCCGAACACCGTCAAGATCGAAGGCGCGGAACTCCAGGTCTGCGACGAGTGTGCGGAGTTCGGGACTGAAGTGACGACAGAGCAGTCGAGCACGAGCACGAAATACTCGACCGGGTCCAGCAGCTCCAGTTCGACGAGCGGTTCGACCAGCACAGCGAGCGGCTCGAGCTCCTCGGGGGGGTCCGGCGGTGGGGGGCGTCGCCGCGACATGTTCGACGAGATGGACGAGGTGGCACAGGATTACGACGAGCGGATCCGGTCGGCCCGCGAAGCGGCCGATCTCAGCCAGGAGGACCTCGCGAAAAATCTCAACGAGAAGGCGAGCCTGATCCGCAAACTCGAACACGGTGAGACCCTCCCTAGCGACGACGTACAGCGGAAACTCGAACGCGAGCTGGGTATCGATCTCTCGGAAGGTTCGACGCCCGACGAGGACACCGAGTGGGAGAGCGGCTCCGCGAGCGGCGAGTACACGCTCGGCGACGTCGTCGAACGCAAGGACTAG
- a CDS encoding transposase, producing the protein MQLSKLTQTLSFGLDIDTGSGDDLQTGCLEARRIRNETNRLDGQGWEWDDIKSTVVTNADHVNNTTQLIVDKALGELETYRDNKDDGWGRPYPYIDGLYPMVMNHGEGYRLFPEDDTTVRFRITATRGTHVKGELRGSPDHFDRLRTAFNDEEWRVGTAEVVHKHDEWRLHVTITHETHRVASKHDADTIVGVDVNEDCIALVAMSRNGAVKDSVVFEYPSVKEQRHEFFTKRKRMQKAGQTGFESVVQTEERDYVHDALHKVSRHVVEWVSQFLDPVLVFEDLKDMRDSIDYGTRMNRRLHSLPFAALQEMVSYKAAWSGIPTDKADPEYTSQRCPRTECQHTERANRQKKRFKCLECGFQDHADRKAAVCVVQEWFDEQYGNVPPLDTLPQVKKVRRAVSGPGGGADSHGPTSGSGVDRHGPSARDSQSQAREEFKSVASAVPE; encoded by the coding sequence GTGCAGTTGTCCAAACTCACCCAGACCTTATCGTTCGGACTAGATATTGACACGGGGAGTGGCGACGATCTGCAAACGGGCTGTCTCGAAGCTCGTCGCATTCGTAACGAAACCAATCGCCTTGACGGACAAGGATGGGAGTGGGACGACATCAAATCGACTGTCGTCACCAACGCCGATCACGTTAACAACACCACTCAACTCATCGTTGACAAGGCACTTGGAGAGCTCGAAACCTACCGTGACAACAAAGATGATGGGTGGGGGCGGCCCTACCCATACATTGACGGCCTGTACCCGATGGTGATGAACCACGGCGAAGGCTACCGGCTGTTCCCCGAAGACGATACCACAGTTCGATTCCGCATCACGGCTACGAGAGGAACGCACGTCAAAGGTGAACTTCGTGGGAGCCCTGACCACTTCGACCGTCTGAGGACTGCTTTCAACGATGAGGAATGGCGGGTTGGCACGGCTGAAGTCGTCCACAAACACGACGAATGGCGACTTCACGTTACCATCACGCATGAAACGCATCGAGTCGCCAGCAAACACGATGCAGACACGATTGTTGGTGTGGATGTGAACGAGGATTGCATCGCACTTGTTGCGATGAGTCGAAACGGTGCTGTGAAAGATTCCGTGGTGTTTGAGTATCCATCGGTGAAAGAACAGCGTCACGAGTTTTTCACCAAACGCAAGCGGATGCAGAAAGCGGGGCAGACAGGCTTTGAATCAGTCGTACAGACCGAAGAACGCGACTACGTCCACGACGCTTTGCACAAGGTATCGCGTCACGTAGTCGAATGGGTCTCGCAGTTTCTGGACCCGGTACTTGTCTTTGAAGACCTCAAAGACATGCGAGACAGCATCGACTACGGCACGCGGATGAACCGTCGGCTCCACTCGTTGCCGTTCGCGGCACTCCAAGAGATGGTGTCGTACAAGGCTGCCTGGAGTGGGATTCCCACTGACAAGGCTGACCCGGAGTACACGAGTCAGCGATGCCCCCGAACGGAGTGCCAGCATACCGAACGAGCGAACCGGCAGAAAAAGCGGTTCAAGTGTCTGGAGTGTGGGTTCCAGGACCATGCAGATCGGAAGGCGGCGGTGTGCGTCGTGCAGGAGTGGTTCGATGAACAGTATGGAAATGTGCCGCCTCTCGACACCCTTCCTCAGGTGAAGAAGGTGAGACGGGCGGTATCGGGCCCTGGTGGAGGGGCCGACTCTCACGGACCCACTTCGGGTTCGGGTGTTGACCGACACGGACCGTCGGCGCGAGACTCGCAGAGTCAAGCGCGAGAGGAATTCAAGTCCGTTGCCTCAGCAGTACCAGAGTAG
- a CDS encoding LUD domain-containing protein, which produces MATIAGNATVDRFAAALDDLDVGWTLTTVDELSGELERFSEPTVGAPFPFEDLSLPDSIPRASESEDVKDANTGVTAGVLAIAEYGSVVIGSEPPETEPVSLYADTHVAVVRAEDVVASMGEAFAELGPRLREAGGNAIIVTGPSATADMGALVRGVHGPGDVHVVIVE; this is translated from the coding sequence ATGGCAACAATCGCTGGGAACGCGACCGTGGATCGGTTCGCCGCGGCGCTCGACGACCTCGACGTGGGCTGGACGCTGACGACGGTCGACGAGCTCTCCGGAGAACTCGAACGGTTCTCCGAACCGACCGTCGGCGCGCCCTTCCCGTTCGAGGACCTGTCGCTCCCGGACTCGATCCCGCGAGCCTCGGAGTCCGAGGACGTGAAAGACGCAAACACCGGTGTCACGGCGGGCGTGCTCGCGATCGCGGAGTACGGAAGCGTCGTGATCGGATCGGAACCGCCGGAAACCGAACCCGTCAGCCTGTACGCGGACACGCACGTCGCCGTCGTCCGGGCGGAAGACGTCGTCGCCTCGATGGGCGAGGCGTTCGCCGAACTCGGGCCGCGGCTGCGAGAAGCCGGCGGGAACGCGATCATCGTCACCGGGCCGAGCGCCACCGCCGACATGGGTGCACTGGTCCGCGGCGTCCACGGTCCCGGTGACGTCCACGTGGTGATCGTCGAATGA